A genomic region of Pyrus communis chromosome 14, drPyrComm1.1, whole genome shotgun sequence contains the following coding sequences:
- the LOC137715075 gene encoding uncharacterized protein isoform X2 has protein sequence MVETRRSSSSKRALSASPPPNPKRSKASDASSSNNGVRSGPPAEPLGPIKESGSQSPELELRPSDPPTTDSLKASNGSDATALERSPDAVPEGEALVSPQPLGETAVRAGLKRAKKLPKKTAKSNSKSAWGMLISQCSRREGLSTAELEIIGGDSDVQVNEKTYQKDTKVILNGGDEVVFSLSGRHAYIFQPLTNDNNIAAQGIPSISIIETQNAPVNGMHMEARSGDPSAVDGASILASMSNVPNDLSLLPEPAKAGDELQQDAEMTSLPSASRGSDDCTPDIVMKESTNVNDQVSGDKDIVQYPDTAKENPNLDSVALDMNIETRKVSGATHELRPLLRMFGGSSSTDFDLTGSISKILDEQREIGELLHNLGPPMLISTRRQAFKEKLQQGILSPDDIDVSFESFPYYLSETTKKVLIASTHPNLKCSKFGKYFSSLPTGSPRVLLSGPAGSEIYQETLAKALAKHFGARLLIVDSLLLPGVQAPPPKDSDSVKEVPRPERVSIFAKRAAHAAGFKHKKPTSSVEAEITGGSTVSSQALPKQETSTASSRGITFKQGDKVKFVGAISSGPLQLQSCPLLRGPSYGCRGKVVLAFEENEAAKIGVRFDKSIPDGNDLGGLCEEDRGFFCSASHLLPLDVSGGDDIDKLAIGELLEVASHESKSLPLIVFLKDIEKVMAGNPDAYSVLKCKLENLPENVVVIGSHTQLDTRKEKSHPGSLLFTKFGFNQTALLDLAFPDNLGGRLHDRSKETPKTMKQLSRIFPNKVTIQLPQDETLLSDWKQQLERDVETLKAQSNIVTIRSVLNRVAVDCPDLESLCMNDLALTTESVEKVVGWAISHHLMHCSDALVKDDKLVISTESLKDGLNILQGVQNENKSIRKSLKDVVTGNEFEKKLLVDVIPPSDIGVSFDDIGALENVKDTLKELVMLPLQRPELFSKGQLTKPCKGILLFGPPGTGKTMLAKAVATEAGANFINISMSSITSKWFGEGEKYVKAVFSLASKIAPSVIFVDEVDSMLGRRENPGEHEAMRKMKNEFMVNWDGLRTKDKERVLVLAATNRPFDLDEAVIRRLPRRLMVNLPDAQNREKILRVILAKEDLEPDVDLEAVANLTDGYSGSDLKNLCVAAAHLPIREILEKEKKERSLALAENRPVPDLYCSTDIRPLKMEDFKHAHEQVCASVSSESTNMNELLQWNDLYGEGGSRKKTSLSYFM, from the exons ATGGTTGAAACCAGGCGCAGCTCCTCTTCCAAACGCGCCCTATCGGCCTCCCCTCCTCCCAACCCCAAACGCTCAAAG GCGTCTGATGCTTCGTCGTCGAACAACGGAGTTAGGAGTGGGCCGCCGGCGGAGCCTTTGGGTCCGATTAAGGAATCTGGGTCCCAATCACCGGAACTTGAGCTCCGACCCTCTGATCCGCCGACCACTGATTCGTTGAAGGCAAGTAACGGCTCTGATGCCACCGCGCTGGAGAGATCCCCCGATGCCGTACCGGAAGGCGAGGCCTTGGTTTCGCCGCAGCCTTTGG GGGAAACTGCAGTCCGTGCGGGTTTGAAGCGGGCTAAGAAGCTTCCAAAGAAGACTGCAAAGTCGAATTCGAAATCTGCTTGGGGAATGCTTATTTCGCAGTGCTCAAGG CGTGAAGGTTTGTCCACTGCAGAACTAGAAATTATAGGCGGTGACAGTGATGTTCAGGTGAATGAGAAGACTTATCAAAAGGATACGAAGGTAATTCTTAATGGAGGTGATGAGGTTGTATTCAGCTTGTCTGGAAGACATGCATAT ATTTTCCAGCCGCTGACAAATGACAATAATATAGCTGCTCAGGGCATTCCTTCAATTAGCATTATAGAAACCCAGAATGCTCCAGTTAATGGGATGCATATGGAGGCAAGATCAGGGGACCCCTCTGCTGTTGATGGGGCATCAATATTAGCGTCAATGTCAAATGTGCCAAATGACTTGTCACTACTTCCAGAACCTGCTAAAGCTGGTGACGAGCTGCAACAAGATGCAGAGATGACTTCTCTTCCTTCTGCCAGTCGAGGTTCAGATGACTGTACTCCAGACATTGTGATGAAGGAGAGTACTAACGTTAATGATCAGGTTTCAGGTGATAAAGATATTGTTCAGTACCCTGACACTGCAAAAGAAAACCCCAATCTTGATAGTGTTGCATTGGATATGAATATTGAAACCAGGAAGGTCTCTGGGGCAACTCATGAACTAAGGCCACTCCTCCGTATGTTTGGCGGTTCTTCTAGTACCGATTTTGACTTAACTGGCAGCATTTCTAAAATACTTGACGAGCAAAGGGAAATCGGAGAGCTTCTCCACAATCTTGGCCCTCCAATGTTGATATCAACTAGGCGACAAgcatttaaagaaaaactacaaCAAGGAATTCTAAGTCCTGATGATATTGATgtctcctttgaaagtttcccATATTACCTAAG TGAAACAACAAAGAAGGTTTTGATTGCATCCACCCACCCAAATTTGAAATGTAGTAAGTTTGGAAAGTACTTTTCATCACTACCTACTGGGAGCCCGCGCGTATTATTATCTGGTCCAGCAG GTTCTGAGATATATCAGGAGACCTTGGCAAAGGCACTTGCGAAACATTTTGGTGCTAGATTACTAATTGTAGATTCTCTTCTCCTGCCTGGT GTTCAGGCACCACCGCCCAAGGATTCTGATTCTGTTAAAGAAGTACCAAGGCCTGAAAGAGTTTCCATTTTTGCGAAACGAGCAGCTCATGCTGCTGGGTTCAAGCACAAGAAACCAACCTCTAGCGTTGAGGCTGAAATTACTGGTGGATCCACTGTGAGTTCTCAGGCACTGCCAAAGCAGGAGACTTCTACTGCATCATCCAGAGGCATTACATTTAAACAAG GTGACAAGGTCAAATTTGTGGGTGCCATATCTTCTGGTCCTCTGCAGTTGCAGAGTTGTCCTCTTCTAAG GGGACCATCATATGGTTGTCGAGGCAAAGTTGTTcttgcttttgaagaaaatgaGGCTGCAAAAATTGGGGTTAGATTTGATAAATCAATACCAGATGGCAATGATCTTGGTGGTCTATGTGAAGAAGATCGTGGCTTTTTTTGTTCTG CTAGTCATTTACTTCCCTTGGATGTTTCTGGAGGTGATGATATTGACAAGCTTGCTATTGGTGAACTTCTTGAG GTGGCATCCCATGAGAGTAAAAGTCTTCCCTTGATAGTGTTTTTGAAAGATATAGAAAAGGTTATGGCAGGTAACCCAGATGCATATAGTGTCTTGAAGTGTAAGCTTGAAAACTTGCCAGAGAATGTTGTTGTGATTGGCTCTCATACCCAGTTGGACACTCGCAAGGAGAAG TCCCATCCTGGTAGCCTTTTGTTCACGAAATTCGGCTTCAACCAAACGGCTTTGCTTGATCTTGCTTTTCCG GATAACCTTGGTGGTAGGCTGCATGATAGGAGCAAAGAAACTCCTAAAACTATGAAGCAACTCTCTCGGATTTTCCCCAACAAAGTGACCATACAGCTGCCCCAG GATGAAACTTTACTTTCGGACTGGAAGCAGCAGTTGGAGCGTGATGTTGAAACTTTGAAAGCCCAGTCAAATATTGTTACCATTCGCTCA GTTCTTAACCGAGTTGCTGTGGATTGCCCTGACCTTGAAAGTCTGTGCATGAATGATCTAGCGCTTACAACTGAGA GTGTTGAGAAAGTAGTAGGCTGGGCTATTAGTCACCATCTTATGCATTGTTCGGACGCTTTAGTTAAAGATGACAAACTTGTTATTTCTACTGAAAG CCTTAAGGATGGACTAAACATTCTACAGGGCGTTCAAAATGAAAACAAGAGCATAAGGAAATCACTCAAG GATGTGGTTACCGGAaacgaatttgagaaaaaacTTCTTGTTGATGTTATTCCACCGAGCGATATTGGGGTTAGTTTTGATGACATTGGGGCCTTGGAAAATGTGAAGGACACCCTAAAGGAGTTGGTGATGCTTCCTCTTCAGAGGCCTGAATTGTTTAGCAAAGGACAGTTGACTAAG CCTTGCAAAGGAATCTTGCTATTTGGTCCTCCGGGTACTGGAAAAACTATGCTTGCAAAGGCTGTTGCAACTGAAGCTGGTGCAAACTTTATTAACATATCAATGTCAAGTATTACTTCAAAG TGGTTTGGGGAAGGAGAGAAGTACGTTAAAGCAGTGTTCTCCTTAGCTAGTAAAATTGCCCCTAGCGTCATTTTTGTTGATGAG GTTGACAGCATGTTAGGAAGACGTGAAAATCCTGGGGAACATGAAGCTATGcgtaaaatgaaaaatgagttcATGGTGAACTGGGATGGTTTGCGTACAAAGGATAAAGAACGTGTATTGGTACTTGCTGCTACTAATAGgccttttgaccttgatgaggCCGTTATTAGGCGGCTTCCAAGGAG ATTGATGGTGAACTTGCCAGATGCCCAGAACAGAGAGAAAATACTGAGAGTTATATTAGCCAAAGAAGATTTGGAACCTGACGTTGATTTGGAAGCAGTTGCAAATCTTACGGATGGGTATTCAGGAAGTGACTTAAAG AATCTGTGTGTTGCTGCAGCTCACCTCCCCATTAGGGAAATtttagagaaagagaaaaag GAGAGAAGTTTAGCTTTGGCGGAGAACAGACCTGTACCTGATTTGTACTGTAGTACCGACATTCGTCCTTTGAAGATGGAGGACTTTAAACATGCGCATGAGCAG GTATGTGCAAGTGTGTCATCAGAGTCGACAAATATGAACGAGCTCCTCCAATGGAATGACCTATATGGCGAAGGGGGATCAAGAAAGAAGACGTCTCTCAGTTATTTTATGTAG
- the LOC137715075 gene encoding uncharacterized protein isoform X1, giving the protein MVETRRSSSSKRALSASPPPNPKRSKASDASSSNNGVRSGPPAEPLGPIKESGSQSPELELRPSDPPTTDSLKASNGSDATALERSPDAVPEGEALVSPQPLGETAVRAGLKRAKKLPKKTAKSNSKSAWGMLISQCSRNPHLFICDTVFAVGQSRECHLCIKDPSISTTLCKLKHVKREGLSTAELEIIGGDSDVQVNEKTYQKDTKVILNGGDEVVFSLSGRHAYIFQPLTNDNNIAAQGIPSISIIETQNAPVNGMHMEARSGDPSAVDGASILASMSNVPNDLSLLPEPAKAGDELQQDAEMTSLPSASRGSDDCTPDIVMKESTNVNDQVSGDKDIVQYPDTAKENPNLDSVALDMNIETRKVSGATHELRPLLRMFGGSSSTDFDLTGSISKILDEQREIGELLHNLGPPMLISTRRQAFKEKLQQGILSPDDIDVSFESFPYYLSETTKKVLIASTHPNLKCSKFGKYFSSLPTGSPRVLLSGPAGSEIYQETLAKALAKHFGARLLIVDSLLLPGVQAPPPKDSDSVKEVPRPERVSIFAKRAAHAAGFKHKKPTSSVEAEITGGSTVSSQALPKQETSTASSRGITFKQGDKVKFVGAISSGPLQLQSCPLLRGPSYGCRGKVVLAFEENEAAKIGVRFDKSIPDGNDLGGLCEEDRGFFCSASHLLPLDVSGGDDIDKLAIGELLEVASHESKSLPLIVFLKDIEKVMAGNPDAYSVLKCKLENLPENVVVIGSHTQLDTRKEKSHPGSLLFTKFGFNQTALLDLAFPDNLGGRLHDRSKETPKTMKQLSRIFPNKVTIQLPQDETLLSDWKQQLERDVETLKAQSNIVTIRSVLNRVAVDCPDLESLCMNDLALTTESVEKVVGWAISHHLMHCSDALVKDDKLVISTESLKDGLNILQGVQNENKSIRKSLKDVVTGNEFEKKLLVDVIPPSDIGVSFDDIGALENVKDTLKELVMLPLQRPELFSKGQLTKPCKGILLFGPPGTGKTMLAKAVATEAGANFINISMSSITSKWFGEGEKYVKAVFSLASKIAPSVIFVDEVDSMLGRRENPGEHEAMRKMKNEFMVNWDGLRTKDKERVLVLAATNRPFDLDEAVIRRLPRRLMVNLPDAQNREKILRVILAKEDLEPDVDLEAVANLTDGYSGSDLKNLCVAAAHLPIREILEKEKKERSLALAENRPVPDLYCSTDIRPLKMEDFKHAHEQVCASVSSESTNMNELLQWNDLYGEGGSRKKTSLSYFM; this is encoded by the exons ATGGTTGAAACCAGGCGCAGCTCCTCTTCCAAACGCGCCCTATCGGCCTCCCCTCCTCCCAACCCCAAACGCTCAAAG GCGTCTGATGCTTCGTCGTCGAACAACGGAGTTAGGAGTGGGCCGCCGGCGGAGCCTTTGGGTCCGATTAAGGAATCTGGGTCCCAATCACCGGAACTTGAGCTCCGACCCTCTGATCCGCCGACCACTGATTCGTTGAAGGCAAGTAACGGCTCTGATGCCACCGCGCTGGAGAGATCCCCCGATGCCGTACCGGAAGGCGAGGCCTTGGTTTCGCCGCAGCCTTTGG GGGAAACTGCAGTCCGTGCGGGTTTGAAGCGGGCTAAGAAGCTTCCAAAGAAGACTGCAAAGTCGAATTCGAAATCTGCTTGGGGAATGCTTATTTCGCAGTGCTCAAGG AACCCGCACCTGTTCATTTGTGATACTGTTTTCGCTGTTGGTCAAAGTCGTGAGTGCCATTTATGTATTAAAGACCCATCCATTAGTACTACTTTGTGTAAACTGAAACATGTTAAG CGTGAAGGTTTGTCCACTGCAGAACTAGAAATTATAGGCGGTGACAGTGATGTTCAGGTGAATGAGAAGACTTATCAAAAGGATACGAAGGTAATTCTTAATGGAGGTGATGAGGTTGTATTCAGCTTGTCTGGAAGACATGCATAT ATTTTCCAGCCGCTGACAAATGACAATAATATAGCTGCTCAGGGCATTCCTTCAATTAGCATTATAGAAACCCAGAATGCTCCAGTTAATGGGATGCATATGGAGGCAAGATCAGGGGACCCCTCTGCTGTTGATGGGGCATCAATATTAGCGTCAATGTCAAATGTGCCAAATGACTTGTCACTACTTCCAGAACCTGCTAAAGCTGGTGACGAGCTGCAACAAGATGCAGAGATGACTTCTCTTCCTTCTGCCAGTCGAGGTTCAGATGACTGTACTCCAGACATTGTGATGAAGGAGAGTACTAACGTTAATGATCAGGTTTCAGGTGATAAAGATATTGTTCAGTACCCTGACACTGCAAAAGAAAACCCCAATCTTGATAGTGTTGCATTGGATATGAATATTGAAACCAGGAAGGTCTCTGGGGCAACTCATGAACTAAGGCCACTCCTCCGTATGTTTGGCGGTTCTTCTAGTACCGATTTTGACTTAACTGGCAGCATTTCTAAAATACTTGACGAGCAAAGGGAAATCGGAGAGCTTCTCCACAATCTTGGCCCTCCAATGTTGATATCAACTAGGCGACAAgcatttaaagaaaaactacaaCAAGGAATTCTAAGTCCTGATGATATTGATgtctcctttgaaagtttcccATATTACCTAAG TGAAACAACAAAGAAGGTTTTGATTGCATCCACCCACCCAAATTTGAAATGTAGTAAGTTTGGAAAGTACTTTTCATCACTACCTACTGGGAGCCCGCGCGTATTATTATCTGGTCCAGCAG GTTCTGAGATATATCAGGAGACCTTGGCAAAGGCACTTGCGAAACATTTTGGTGCTAGATTACTAATTGTAGATTCTCTTCTCCTGCCTGGT GTTCAGGCACCACCGCCCAAGGATTCTGATTCTGTTAAAGAAGTACCAAGGCCTGAAAGAGTTTCCATTTTTGCGAAACGAGCAGCTCATGCTGCTGGGTTCAAGCACAAGAAACCAACCTCTAGCGTTGAGGCTGAAATTACTGGTGGATCCACTGTGAGTTCTCAGGCACTGCCAAAGCAGGAGACTTCTACTGCATCATCCAGAGGCATTACATTTAAACAAG GTGACAAGGTCAAATTTGTGGGTGCCATATCTTCTGGTCCTCTGCAGTTGCAGAGTTGTCCTCTTCTAAG GGGACCATCATATGGTTGTCGAGGCAAAGTTGTTcttgcttttgaagaaaatgaGGCTGCAAAAATTGGGGTTAGATTTGATAAATCAATACCAGATGGCAATGATCTTGGTGGTCTATGTGAAGAAGATCGTGGCTTTTTTTGTTCTG CTAGTCATTTACTTCCCTTGGATGTTTCTGGAGGTGATGATATTGACAAGCTTGCTATTGGTGAACTTCTTGAG GTGGCATCCCATGAGAGTAAAAGTCTTCCCTTGATAGTGTTTTTGAAAGATATAGAAAAGGTTATGGCAGGTAACCCAGATGCATATAGTGTCTTGAAGTGTAAGCTTGAAAACTTGCCAGAGAATGTTGTTGTGATTGGCTCTCATACCCAGTTGGACACTCGCAAGGAGAAG TCCCATCCTGGTAGCCTTTTGTTCACGAAATTCGGCTTCAACCAAACGGCTTTGCTTGATCTTGCTTTTCCG GATAACCTTGGTGGTAGGCTGCATGATAGGAGCAAAGAAACTCCTAAAACTATGAAGCAACTCTCTCGGATTTTCCCCAACAAAGTGACCATACAGCTGCCCCAG GATGAAACTTTACTTTCGGACTGGAAGCAGCAGTTGGAGCGTGATGTTGAAACTTTGAAAGCCCAGTCAAATATTGTTACCATTCGCTCA GTTCTTAACCGAGTTGCTGTGGATTGCCCTGACCTTGAAAGTCTGTGCATGAATGATCTAGCGCTTACAACTGAGA GTGTTGAGAAAGTAGTAGGCTGGGCTATTAGTCACCATCTTATGCATTGTTCGGACGCTTTAGTTAAAGATGACAAACTTGTTATTTCTACTGAAAG CCTTAAGGATGGACTAAACATTCTACAGGGCGTTCAAAATGAAAACAAGAGCATAAGGAAATCACTCAAG GATGTGGTTACCGGAaacgaatttgagaaaaaacTTCTTGTTGATGTTATTCCACCGAGCGATATTGGGGTTAGTTTTGATGACATTGGGGCCTTGGAAAATGTGAAGGACACCCTAAAGGAGTTGGTGATGCTTCCTCTTCAGAGGCCTGAATTGTTTAGCAAAGGACAGTTGACTAAG CCTTGCAAAGGAATCTTGCTATTTGGTCCTCCGGGTACTGGAAAAACTATGCTTGCAAAGGCTGTTGCAACTGAAGCTGGTGCAAACTTTATTAACATATCAATGTCAAGTATTACTTCAAAG TGGTTTGGGGAAGGAGAGAAGTACGTTAAAGCAGTGTTCTCCTTAGCTAGTAAAATTGCCCCTAGCGTCATTTTTGTTGATGAG GTTGACAGCATGTTAGGAAGACGTGAAAATCCTGGGGAACATGAAGCTATGcgtaaaatgaaaaatgagttcATGGTGAACTGGGATGGTTTGCGTACAAAGGATAAAGAACGTGTATTGGTACTTGCTGCTACTAATAGgccttttgaccttgatgaggCCGTTATTAGGCGGCTTCCAAGGAG ATTGATGGTGAACTTGCCAGATGCCCAGAACAGAGAGAAAATACTGAGAGTTATATTAGCCAAAGAAGATTTGGAACCTGACGTTGATTTGGAAGCAGTTGCAAATCTTACGGATGGGTATTCAGGAAGTGACTTAAAG AATCTGTGTGTTGCTGCAGCTCACCTCCCCATTAGGGAAATtttagagaaagagaaaaag GAGAGAAGTTTAGCTTTGGCGGAGAACAGACCTGTACCTGATTTGTACTGTAGTACCGACATTCGTCCTTTGAAGATGGAGGACTTTAAACATGCGCATGAGCAG GTATGTGCAAGTGTGTCATCAGAGTCGACAAATATGAACGAGCTCCTCCAATGGAATGACCTATATGGCGAAGGGGGATCAAGAAAGAAGACGTCTCTCAGTTATTTTATGTAG